One genomic segment of Lewinellaceae bacterium includes these proteins:
- the rpoB gene encoding DNA-directed RNA polymerase subunit beta: MAANGIQVQTKKERVNFGKIKLASAHPDLLEIQLQSFQEFFQLETTPENRINEGLYRVFQENFPISDARNVFTLEFLDYFIDPPRYTIEECVLRGLTYAVPLKAKLRLSCNDEEHIDFETIVQDVFLGNIPYMTPKGTFVINGAERVIVSQLHRSPGVFFSQSYHPNGTKIYSARVIPFKGAWMEFATDINTVMYAYIDRKKKFPVTTLLRAIGFDSDKDILNIFNLAEEVSASPATLSKAVGRKLAARVLRKWTEDFVDEDTGEVVTIERNEIILERDVILDEENINLILETGIETVILQKEDIEEDYSIIYNTLQKDPSSSELEAVQTIYRQLRGTDPPDEETARGIIDKLFFSDKRYSLGEVGRYKINRKLGITIDPKTEVLTKEDIIHIVMYLVSLINQKAELDDIDHLSNRRVRTVGEQLYAQFGVGLARMARTIRERMNVRDNEVFTPIDLINARTLSSVINSFFGTSQLSQFLDQTNPLSEITHKRRISALGPGGLSRERAGFEVRDVHYSHYGRLCTIETPEGPNIGLISTLCVHAKVNKMGFLETPYRRVEEGQVILRDDVEYLSAEGEDFKKIAQANSVINEAGAFVNDRIRCREHGEFPVLGPEEIEYMDVAPNQIVGVSASLIPFLENDDANRALMGSNMQRQAVPLIRPSSPVVGTGLEGKVAMDSRMMINAEGDGVVEYVDASEIVIRYDRTEEEQMVSFEDNIKSYSLTKFQRTNQGTCINLKPIVRKGARVSRGTVLCDGYATDRGELALGQNLKVAFMPWKGYNFEDAIVINERVVREDIFTSIHIEHFELDVRDTKLGEEELTNDIPNVSEDATKDLDENGIIRVGAWIEEGDILIGKITPKGESDPTPEEKLLRAIFGDKAGDVKDASLKAPPSTDGIIIGKQLFARAKKDKFQKAQEKDLLAKLEDRHAISLNELKTILIDKLLVLVREQVSQGIKNTFQEEVMPKGSKFTKQILNKVDFAVIEYTNWTGDSKTNEQIARLLHNYSIKYSEEVGRYKREKYNISIGDELPAGVLKLAKVYVAKKRKLKVGDKLAGRHGNKGIVSKIVRMEDMPFLEDGTPVDIVLNPLGVPSRMNLGQIFESVLGWAGEKLNTKFATPIFDGASLQEIENYIEQANLPSLGQTFLYDGETGDRFHQQATVGVIYMLKLYHMVDDKMHARSIGPYSLITQQPLGGKAQFGGQRFGEMEVWALEAFGASNILQELLTIKSDDIVGRAKAYEAIVKGDNLPEPNIPESFNVLIHELRGLALDVKFD, encoded by the coding sequence ATGGCAGCCAATGGCATCCAAGTTCAAACCAAAAAAGAACGGGTAAACTTCGGAAAGATCAAACTGGCCTCGGCCCATCCGGATTTGCTCGAAATTCAACTTCAGTCGTTCCAGGAGTTTTTTCAACTGGAAACGACACCTGAAAACCGGATCAATGAAGGTCTTTATCGCGTTTTTCAGGAAAACTTTCCCATTTCTGACGCCCGTAACGTCTTTACGCTGGAATTTCTGGATTACTTCATCGACCCGCCCCGCTATACCATCGAAGAATGTGTATTGCGCGGACTGACCTATGCAGTACCCCTGAAAGCCAAATTGCGTCTTTCCTGTAACGATGAGGAACACATCGATTTTGAAACCATCGTACAGGATGTATTCCTGGGTAATATTCCCTACATGACCCCTAAAGGTACCTTTGTTATCAACGGCGCCGAAAGGGTTATCGTATCCCAGCTGCACCGTTCTCCCGGGGTATTCTTTAGCCAGAGTTACCACCCGAACGGAACCAAGATATATTCTGCCCGGGTCATACCTTTTAAAGGTGCCTGGATGGAATTCGCTACCGACATCAATACGGTGATGTATGCCTACATCGACCGGAAGAAGAAGTTCCCGGTAACAACCCTGCTCAGAGCAATCGGATTCGATTCTGACAAAGACATCCTGAATATCTTCAACCTGGCTGAAGAAGTATCCGCTTCTCCGGCGACGTTGTCCAAGGCCGTGGGTCGTAAACTTGCCGCACGTGTCCTGCGCAAATGGACTGAAGACTTCGTGGACGAAGATACCGGTGAAGTCGTTACCATCGAACGGAATGAAATCATCCTCGAACGGGATGTTATTCTTGACGAAGAAAACATCAACCTTATTCTGGAGACCGGCATTGAAACAGTCATTCTGCAGAAAGAAGATATCGAGGAAGACTATTCCATCATATACAATACCTTACAGAAGGACCCGTCCTCATCCGAGTTGGAGGCAGTACAAACCATTTACCGCCAGTTGCGCGGTACCGACCCCCCGGATGAAGAGACTGCCCGTGGTATCATCGACAAACTCTTCTTTTCCGATAAGCGTTACAGCCTCGGTGAAGTAGGACGATATAAAATCAATCGCAAACTGGGCATTACGATCGATCCCAAGACGGAGGTACTGACCAAGGAGGACATCATTCACATCGTAATGTACCTGGTCAGCCTGATCAACCAGAAGGCCGAGCTGGACGATATCGACCATTTAAGCAATCGCCGGGTTCGTACGGTTGGAGAACAGCTGTATGCCCAATTCGGTGTAGGTTTGGCCAGGATGGCACGGACCATCCGTGAGCGGATGAACGTACGGGACAATGAGGTGTTTACACCTATTGACCTGATCAATGCCCGGACGTTATCTTCCGTCATCAACTCATTCTTCGGAACGAGCCAGCTTTCGCAGTTTCTGGATCAGACCAATCCACTGTCCGAGATCACGCACAAGCGCCGGATCTCTGCACTCGGTCCTGGTGGTCTCTCTCGCGAAAGGGCCGGCTTCGAGGTTCGGGACGTTCACTATTCACACTATGGCCGCCTCTGTACCATTGAAACCCCGGAAGGACCAAACATCGGTTTGATCTCTACGCTGTGCGTGCATGCCAAGGTCAATAAAATGGGCTTCCTGGAGACACCTTACCGTCGCGTGGAAGAAGGACAGGTGATCCTCCGTGATGACGTCGAATACCTTTCCGCTGAAGGGGAAGACTTCAAGAAGATTGCACAGGCTAACTCGGTAATCAACGAAGCCGGAGCCTTTGTCAATGACCGAATCCGCTGCCGTGAACACGGTGAATTCCCGGTACTGGGCCCGGAAGAGATCGAATACATGGACGTTGCTCCCAACCAGATCGTTGGGGTTTCGGCATCCCTGATTCCATTTCTCGAGAACGACGACGCCAACCGTGCCCTGATGGGATCAAACATGCAGCGTCAGGCTGTGCCGCTGATCCGTCCGAGTTCACCCGTCGTAGGGACCGGACTGGAAGGCAAAGTGGCCATGGACTCCCGGATGATGATCAACGCCGAAGGAGATGGCGTAGTCGAATACGTTGACGCCAGTGAAATCGTGATCCGTTACGACCGCACGGAGGAGGAACAAATGGTATCCTTTGAAGATAATATTAAGTCGTATAGCCTGACTAAGTTCCAGCGGACAAACCAGGGAACCTGTATCAACCTGAAGCCAATCGTGCGTAAAGGTGCACGTGTTTCCCGTGGTACAGTCCTCTGTGACGGTTATGCTACCGACCGCGGTGAGCTGGCCCTGGGTCAGAACCTTAAAGTGGCCTTCATGCCCTGGAAAGGTTACAACTTTGAGGACGCCATCGTAATCAACGAGCGGGTTGTACGGGAAGATATCTTTACCTCCATCCATATCGAACACTTCGAACTGGATGTTCGGGACACCAAACTGGGTGAAGAAGAATTGACCAACGACATCCCCAACGTGAGCGAAGATGCCACCAAAGATCTGGATGAGAATGGGATCATCCGCGTTGGAGCCTGGATCGAAGAAGGTGATATCCTCATCGGAAAGATCACTCCGAAAGGGGAATCGGATCCGACTCCGGAAGAGAAATTGTTGCGTGCCATCTTTGGTGACAAAGCCGGTGATGTGAAGGATGCTTCACTGAAAGCACCCCCCTCCACCGACGGTATCATCATTGGCAAGCAGCTCTTTGCCCGTGCCAAGAAGGACAAATTCCAGAAAGCACAGGAAAAAGACCTTCTGGCCAAACTGGAAGACCGCCACGCCATTTCTTTGAATGAGCTGAAAACCATTCTAATAGACAAATTGCTGGTCCTGGTCCGGGAACAGGTTTCCCAGGGTATCAAAAATACTTTCCAGGAAGAGGTGATGCCGAAAGGTTCCAAATTCACCAAGCAAATATTGAACAAGGTGGACTTTGCCGTCATCGAATACACCAATTGGACCGGTGACAGTAAGACCAATGAACAAATTGCCCGTTTGCTGCACAACTATTCGATCAAATACAGCGAAGAAGTTGGCCGCTACAAACGTGAGAAATACAACATCAGCATCGGAGACGAATTGCCGGCAGGTGTATTGAAACTTGCCAAAGTTTATGTTGCCAAAAAACGTAAGCTGAAAGTAGGTGACAAATTAGCAGGTCGTCACGGTAACAAAGGTATTGTTTCCAAGATCGTGCGGATGGAAGACATGCCATTCCTCGAAGACGGAACACCAGTGGATATCGTCCTGAATCCGCTGGGTGTACCAAGCCGGATGAACCTGGGACAGATCTTTGAATCGGTTCTGGGTTGGGCTGGAGAAAAACTGAATACCAAATTTGCCACTCCGATTTTTGATGGTGCCAGTTTGCAGGAGATAGAGAATTACATCGAACAGGCTAATCTGCCCTCGCTGGGTCAGACCTTCCTGTATGACGGTGAAACCGGTGATCGGTTCCATCAGCAGGCAACCGTTGGGGTTATCTACATGCTGAAACTGTATCACATGGTTGACGACAAGATGCACGCCCGTTCCATCGGTCCTTACTCACTCATTACGCAGCAGCCGCTGGGTGGTAAAGCACAGTTTGGTGGTCAGCGTTTTGGTGAGATGGAGGTATGGGCACTGGAAGCATTCGGAGCATCCAATATCCTGCAGGAACTGCTTACCATCAAATCCGATGACATCGTCGGCCGCGCCAAAGCATACGAAGCGATTGTGAAAGGAGATAATCTCCCTGAACCGAACATTCCCGAATCATTCAATGTTTTGATTCATGAATTGCGCGGTTTGGCCCTGGATGTAAAATTTGATTGA
- the rpoC gene encoding DNA-directed RNA polymerase subunit beta' produces MPFKKKISKQPKGFSSITISLCSPDDILERSYGEVLKPETINYRSYKPERDGLFCERIFGPVKDYECYCGKYKRIRYKGIVCDRCGVEVTEKKVRRERMGHIKLVVPVVHIWFFKSLPNKIGYLLGLSSKKLESIIYYERYVVINPGVATANGVGELDLLSEEEYFEVLESLPKDNHLLDDSDPNKFIAKMGAEAVKTMLERLDLAQLSYDLRHKAASETSQQRKSEALKRLRVIEAFRDSNHVFENRPEWSVIQYLPVIPPELRPLVPLDGGRFASSDLNDLYRRVIIRNNRLKRLLEIKAPEVILRNEKRMLQEAVDSLFDNSRKSNAVKAEGGRALKSLSDILKGKQGRFRQNLLGKRVDYSGRSVIVVGPNLKLHECGIPKAMAAELFKPFIIRKLIERGIVKTVKSAKKLVDRKDPVIWEILENILKGHPVMLNRAPTLHRLSIQAFQPIMVEGKAIQLHPLVCGAFNADFDGDQMAVHVPLSHAAILEAQLLMLASHNMLNPQDGSPITLPSQDMVLGLYYLTKERHSSESLKVKGEGMSFYSPEEVIIAYNEKRVDLHAGVNVRVRTEGAGGDLTSNRVKTTVGRIIFNRSVPEKVPYINELLTKKSLKKIIGGIIERTDIPTTATFLDDIKEMGFSWSFRGGLSFNLGDLITPSVKQRTLTMAQEEVDEVWENYNMGLITNNERYNQIIDKWTYADNKITDNLMKELSEHKGGFNSVYMMLHSGARGSKQQIKQLCGLRGLMAKPRKSGDTGAAIIENPILSNFLEGLSVQEYFISTHGARKGLADTALKTADAGYLTRRLVDVAQDVIIHEEDCNTLRGIETSALKDNEKIIESLASRIQGRYSLHNIYNPVTDEIILEGGDYISPKKAEEIEDAGIEVVTIRSVLTCESVKGVCNKCYGKNLATGRIAEKGDAVGIIAAQSIGEPGTQLTLRTFHVGGVAAVSKSESELVSKFDGKLEFDSMRFTQGQNETVVLSRSGEIRIVDPKGGKIYVNHHIPYGATLFVKDGQEVKRGDVICEWDPFNAVIASEFGGIARFDDVEEGITFRIERDDQTGYAEKVVIEPKNKKKIPVITIISPEGEELKSYNLPVGSYISIDDGQEVKAGDKIVKIPRRLGKIQDITGGLPRVTELFEARNPSNPAVVAEIDGIVAFGKIKRGNREVFVEDEKSGQRRKYLIGMSKHLLVQEGDFVRAGMALSDGAIAPVDILNIKGPFAVQSYLVNGVQEVYRSQGISINDKHIEVIVRQMMKRVNIEDPGDTNFLEAEAVEKHDVLTANDWIFDKKFIVDAGDSQKYKAGQLITIRQLREENSILKRNDQRLMEYRDAMPATSSSILQGITRASLGTESWISAASFQETTKVLSRAAMQARRDDLNGLKENVIVGKRIPAGTGMREFEQLLVTHKDVQEMHEYQEELEYED; encoded by the coding sequence ATGCCTTTTAAGAAAAAAATCAGTAAACAACCAAAAGGATTCAGTTCGATCACCATTAGCCTTTGTTCTCCGGATGACATTCTGGAGCGGTCATATGGTGAAGTACTGAAGCCGGAAACCATCAACTACCGTTCCTACAAACCGGAACGTGATGGTCTCTTTTGTGAGCGGATCTTTGGTCCGGTCAAGGACTACGAATGCTATTGCGGGAAGTACAAGCGTATCCGTTATAAAGGGATCGTTTGTGACCGGTGTGGGGTTGAAGTGACGGAGAAAAAAGTGCGTCGCGAGCGCATGGGACACATCAAACTGGTCGTTCCGGTAGTGCATATCTGGTTTTTCAAATCTTTGCCAAACAAAATCGGTTACCTCCTCGGACTGTCATCCAAGAAGCTGGAATCCATCATCTATTATGAGCGCTACGTGGTCATCAACCCGGGTGTGGCAACTGCCAATGGAGTAGGCGAACTGGATTTGCTCAGCGAGGAAGAATACTTCGAAGTATTGGAGAGTCTGCCAAAAGATAATCATCTGCTGGATGACTCCGATCCCAATAAGTTTATCGCTAAAATGGGTGCTGAAGCGGTGAAAACCATGCTTGAGCGCCTGGACCTGGCTCAACTGTCCTACGACCTGCGCCATAAGGCAGCCAGCGAAACCTCACAGCAGCGGAAGAGCGAAGCTTTGAAGCGTCTGCGGGTAATCGAGGCCTTCCGGGACAGCAACCACGTATTTGAAAACCGTCCGGAGTGGTCGGTTATTCAGTACCTGCCGGTGATTCCGCCAGAATTGCGTCCCCTGGTACCACTGGATGGTGGACGATTTGCCAGCTCTGACCTGAATGACCTGTATCGCCGGGTGATCATTCGTAACAACCGTCTGAAGCGTCTGCTGGAGATCAAAGCTCCTGAGGTGATCCTTCGTAACGAAAAACGGATGCTCCAGGAAGCCGTAGACTCACTGTTTGACAACTCAAGAAAGTCAAATGCGGTCAAGGCAGAAGGTGGACGGGCATTAAAATCACTGAGTGATATCCTCAAAGGGAAACAAGGCCGTTTCCGTCAAAACCTGTTGGGTAAACGGGTGGACTACTCCGGTCGTTCGGTGATCGTCGTCGGTCCTAACCTGAAACTGCATGAATGCGGTATTCCCAAAGCAATGGCTGCAGAATTGTTTAAGCCGTTCATTATCCGTAAGCTCATCGAGCGCGGGATCGTCAAAACGGTAAAATCTGCTAAAAAGCTGGTCGACCGGAAGGATCCGGTGATCTGGGAGATCCTCGAGAATATCTTGAAAGGGCACCCGGTCATGCTGAACCGGGCTCCGACGCTGCACCGGTTATCCATCCAGGCATTCCAGCCGATCATGGTGGAAGGTAAAGCCATCCAACTGCACCCTCTGGTGTGCGGTGCATTCAACGCGGACTTTGACGGTGACCAGATGGCCGTACACGTGCCACTGAGCCATGCTGCCATTCTGGAAGCCCAGTTGCTTATGCTGGCTTCACACAACATGTTGAACCCGCAGGACGGATCACCCATCACCCTGCCTTCACAGGATATGGTACTTGGACTGTATTACCTGACCAAGGAACGCCATTCTTCAGAATCCCTGAAAGTGAAGGGAGAAGGCATGAGCTTTTATTCTCCGGAGGAAGTCATCATCGCATACAATGAAAAGCGGGTGGATCTGCATGCCGGAGTCAATGTACGGGTTCGTACCGAAGGCGCGGGAGGCGATCTGACCTCTAACCGTGTAAAAACGACGGTTGGCCGGATTATCTTCAACCGGAGTGTTCCCGAAAAAGTACCGTATATCAATGAATTGCTTACCAAGAAGAGCTTGAAGAAGATCATTGGAGGCATTATTGAGCGTACAGATATTCCAACAACCGCCACATTCCTGGATGACATCAAAGAAATGGGATTCTCCTGGTCCTTCCGGGGCGGATTGTCCTTTAACCTGGGAGACCTGATCACGCCCAGCGTCAAACAACGGACGCTGACGATGGCTCAGGAAGAGGTGGATGAAGTTTGGGAGAACTACAACATGGGTCTGATAACCAACAATGAGCGGTACAACCAGATCATTGACAAGTGGACCTATGCCGACAATAAGATCACGGACAACCTGATGAAGGAATTGTCTGAGCATAAAGGAGGGTTTAATTCGGTGTACATGATGCTCCATTCCGGAGCCCGTGGTTCCAAACAGCAGATCAAACAGCTGTGTGGATTGCGGGGTCTGATGGCCAAGCCACGGAAATCAGGAGATACCGGAGCTGCGATCATCGAAAACCCAATCCTTTCGAACTTCCTCGAAGGCTTGAGCGTACAGGAATATTTTATTTCGACGCACGGTGCCCGGAAAGGTTTGGCGGATACGGCTTTGAAAACGGCTGATGCCGGTTACCTGACCCGTCGTCTTGTGGATGTCGCTCAGGATGTGATCATTCATGAAGAAGATTGTAATACGCTGCGTGGTATCGAAACCAGTGCATTGAAAGACAATGAGAAGATCATTGAATCACTGGCATCACGTATCCAGGGCCGATATTCATTGCATAACATTTACAACCCGGTCACAGACGAAATCATCCTCGAAGGCGGAGATTACATCTCTCCAAAGAAAGCCGAGGAGATCGAAGATGCCGGTATTGAAGTGGTAACCATCCGCTCGGTACTTACCTGCGAATCTGTGAAAGGGGTGTGCAACAAATGTTACGGCAAGAATCTGGCTACCGGCCGGATCGCTGAAAAAGGAGATGCCGTTGGTATCATTGCTGCCCAGAGCATCGGTGAACCTGGTACTCAGCTGACATTGCGTACCTTCCACGTGGGTGGTGTCGCCGCAGTTTCCAAATCAGAATCCGAACTGGTATCCAAATTTGACGGTAAACTCGAGTTTGACAGCATGCGCTTTACGCAGGGCCAGAATGAGACCGTTGTACTTTCCCGTTCGGGAGAAATACGGATCGTTGATCCAAAAGGCGGAAAGATCTACGTCAACCACCATATCCCTTACGGCGCCACCCTGTTTGTCAAAGACGGTCAGGAGGTTAAACGTGGTGATGTGATCTGCGAATGGGACCCATTCAATGCAGTCATCGCCAGTGAATTTGGTGGTATCGCCCGTTTTGATGATGTAGAAGAAGGTATAACCTTCCGCATTGAACGGGATGATCAGACCGGATATGCCGAGAAAGTGGTCATCGAACCAAAGAATAAGAAGAAAATTCCGGTAATTACCATCATCAGCCCGGAAGGCGAAGAACTCAAGAGCTATAACCTGCCGGTAGGCAGTTACATCTCTATTGATGATGGCCAGGAAGTGAAAGCCGGTGACAAGATCGTCAAGATCCCGCGTCGTCTGGGTAAGATCCAGGATATCACGGGTGGTCTGCCACGGGTAACTGAATTGTTTGAAGCCCGGAATCCTTCCAACCCGGCAGTGGTAGCTGAAATCGATGGTATTGTCGCATTTGGCAAGATCAAGCGTGGTAACCGGGAAGTATTTGTCGAAGATGAGAAATCAGGCCAGCGCCGTAAGTACCTCATCGGAATGTCCAAGCATTTGCTCGTACAGGAAGGTGACTTCGTTCGGGCAGGTATGGCTCTGTCTGATGGCGCCATTGCTCCTGTTGACATCCTGAATATCAAAGGTCCATTTGCCGTACAATCGTACCTGGTCAATGGTGTACAGGAGGTTTACCGGTCGCAGGGTATCAGCATCAATGACAAACACATCGAGGTGATCGTCCGTCAGATGATGAAACGTGTGAATATTGAAGACCCGGGAGATACCAACTTCCTGGAGGCAGAAGCAGTTGAAAAACATGATGTATTGACTGCCAATGACTGGATCTTTGATAAGAAGTTTATTGTTGACGCGGGAGATTCACAGAAATACAAAGCTGGCCAGTTGATCACCATCCGTCAGTTACGCGAAGAGAATTCGATCCTTAAGCGTAACGATCAGCGGTTGATGGAATACAGGGATGCCATGCCGGCTACCTCCAGCTCCATCCTGCAGGGGATAACCCGTGCTTCATTGGGTACGGAAAGCTGGATCTCTGCCGCTTCCTTCCAGGAGACTACCAAAGTCCTTTCCCGTGCAGCCATGCAAGCCAGAAGGGATGACCTGAATGGACTCAAGGAAAACGTTATCGTTGGAAAACGTATCCCGGCAGGTACCGGTATGCGTGAATTCGAGCAATTATTGGTTACGCATAAAGATGTGCAGGAGATGCACGAATACCAGGAAGAACTCGAGTACGAAGACTAG
- a CDS encoding ROK family protein, giving the protein MYKEQIIKQLYYSDRLSCTDLSRLIHKSIPFTSATVNELIDDNVLLEEGLATSTGGRKPHVFSLKPDYFYIFAIAINQLNTRMAIFDLTGTSIVPIQSISVPLAGNPGALETITQHAKQMLMSSNIDTSKVLAAGVGMPGFINLKKGINHSFLKVKSGNINQYMESVLGIPVIIDNDSSLVALAELGKGLAQGKKNALAINIGWGVGLGILLNGELFRGENGYAGEFSHMALFNNNKVCSCGKIGCLETETSIKVLLDKAREGMAKGKFTTLPNPLPEEKIEAVQDIFNAMAQGDQFSIGLLSEIGYNIGRGISILIHLLNPSLIILSGIGAGAGKLWLAPIQQAVNELSIPKLAENTEIKISELAGDAELVGAGALVIDHLENFDLSKVQLMLREK; this is encoded by the coding sequence ATGTATAAGGAACAGATAATAAAACAATTGTACTATAGTGATCGGCTTTCCTGTACTGATCTGAGCCGATTGATCCACAAGAGCATACCATTCACCTCGGCAACAGTTAATGAACTGATTGATGATAATGTACTGCTTGAAGAAGGACTTGCTACTTCGACCGGAGGTAGGAAACCGCATGTGTTCTCTCTGAAGCCGGATTACTTTTACATTTTCGCCATCGCCATCAATCAGTTGAATACCCGAATGGCCATCTTCGACCTTACAGGCACCAGCATAGTGCCCATTCAGTCGATCTCGGTTCCTCTGGCAGGGAACCCCGGTGCATTGGAGACCATCACCCAGCATGCCAAACAAATGTTGATGTCAAGCAATATTGACACCTCCAAAGTATTGGCCGCAGGAGTGGGTATGCCCGGATTTATTAACCTGAAAAAGGGTATCAATCACTCCTTCCTGAAAGTTAAATCAGGCAACATCAACCAGTACATGGAATCTGTATTGGGCATACCGGTGATCATTGATAATGATTCCAGTCTGGTAGCTTTAGCTGAATTGGGTAAGGGACTGGCTCAGGGCAAAAAGAATGCACTGGCCATCAATATCGGATGGGGAGTTGGTCTGGGAATATTGCTCAATGGTGAATTGTTTCGGGGCGAAAACGGATATGCAGGCGAGTTCAGTCATATGGCATTGTTCAACAACAATAAAGTATGCAGCTGCGGAAAGATAGGATGTCTGGAAACGGAGACTTCGATCAAAGTGCTCCTGGACAAAGCCAGAGAAGGTATGGCAAAAGGGAAATTTACCACGTTGCCCAATCCACTTCCCGAAGAGAAAATAGAAGCGGTCCAGGATATATTTAATGCCATGGCTCAGGGCGATCAGTTTTCGATCGGCTTACTTAGTGAGATTGGTTATAACATCGGCCGAGGCATTTCCATCCTTATTCACTTGCTGAATCCGAGTTTAATCATCCTGAGTGGGATCGGGGCAGGAGCCGGCAAATTATGGCTTGCGCCCATCCAGCAGGCGGTCAATGAACTGAGCATCCCCAAACTCGCGGAGAACACCGAGATAAAAATTTCAGAGCTGGCCGGTGACGCGGAATTGGTTGGTGCCGGAGCCCTGGTGATCGATCACCTGGAAAATTTCGATCTGAGCAAGGTACAACTGATGTTGCGTGAAAAGTGA
- a CDS encoding riboflavin synthase, producing the protein MFSGIIEATGIITEIRSEGSNLRFIIASRLAPELQIDQSISHNGVCLTVIAHDQESHQVVAIRETLSKTTLGTWKPGDTVNLERSITPATLLDGHLVQGHVDAVGICTSLLAQNGSWEFTFQFPSEFAGLLVQKGSVSIDGTSLTVIDPGLDNFRVAIIPYTYEHTRMGRIEPGDSVNLEFDVIGKYFLRQLEVEGWREKLRQV; encoded by the coding sequence ATGTTTTCAGGAATCATTGAGGCTACAGGTATTATCACAGAAATTCGATCGGAAGGCAGCAACTTGCGATTCATCATTGCCTCCCGGTTAGCACCCGAATTGCAAATTGATCAGAGCATCAGCCACAACGGCGTCTGTCTTACCGTCATAGCCCATGACCAGGAATCGCATCAGGTTGTAGCCATCAGGGAAACACTGTCAAAAACCACACTGGGAACATGGAAACCAGGTGACACCGTCAATCTGGAACGCTCCATAACTCCGGCAACACTCTTGGACGGCCACCTCGTCCAGGGTCATGTGGATGCCGTGGGTATATGTACCTCCTTACTGGCCCAAAATGGAAGCTGGGAATTTACCTTCCAGTTCCCTTCCGAATTTGCAGGACTGCTTGTTCAGAAAGGTTCAGTGAGCATTGACGGTACATCTCTTACTGTCATCGATCCCGGACTGGACAATTTCCGGGTGGCGATCATTCCCTATACCTATGAGCATACCCGCATGGGAAGGATTGAGCCCGGTGACTCCGTCAATCTCGAATTTGATGTAATCGGTAAATATTTCTTGCGTCAGCTGGAAGTTGAAGGCTGGCGCGAAAAACTCCGGCAAGTATAA